The nucleotide window GAATTAATTGTTTTAGATGTTGATGGTACTTTAACTGATGGAAAAATTACTTATTCTTCGACTGGTGAAGAGACAAAATCTTTTGATGTAGCTGATGGTTTAGCAATAGCTGTTTGGACGAAAAATTTTGGGAAAAAAGCTGCTATTATTACTGGACGAAACTCTTCATTAGTTGAAAAAAGAGCAAGAGAATTAAATATTACACATCTTCATCAAGGTGTAAAAAATAAACAAGAGGTTTTAGAAAATATTTTAAAGCAAGAAGGCTTGTCTTGGAATCAAGTTGCTGCAATTGGTGATGACTTAAATGATTATAATATGTTAAAAAAAGTAGGTCTTTCTTTTACTCCTGCAAATGGCACACACTATTTAAAAGATTTTGTAAATGTGATATGTGAAAGAAAAGGTGGAGATGGAGCAGTAAGAGAAATGCTTGAATATATTTTTAAAGAAGATGGATTAGAAGAGGCTTTTGTAAACGCATGGGCATAAAATCTTTTATATTTATTTTATTGCTTATTGCAGTAGCTTCTTATTTTATTCCTGTTAAAAATTTAGAAAAAAATGTAATGGGAAAAGATTTACCTTTAGTTGTCTTTGAAAAACCAGTTATGTATACTTTAGATGATAAAAGTGTACATAGAATAATAATAGCAGAACATGCAGTAAAATATGAAAAAAGAGATGAGATGTTTGATGCTAATATTACATTAAAAAATCAAGATTCTACAAAAGATTATAAAAATGAAAATCTAAAAGCTGATTTGATTATTAAAAGAGCTGATGTTTATACTTTAACTAATAATGTAAAGTATAAAAGAGATGATTTTATAAAATTAAATACAAATGAATTAATATATGATGATATTAAGAAAATAGCAAAAAATAGTAAACCTTTTGAAAGTATTTATAATACTCATCTCTTTAAAGGTACAAATTTATATTTAGATATTAATAATGATAATATCACAGCTAAAAATACACATTTTGAAATAGATCTTACAAAAAATTAAAAAGGAAAATAATGAGATATTTAATTTATTCTTTAATCTGTTCTACAATTTTATTTGCACAAACTGAAACTTTGGTAATTGATGCACAAAACTTTCAAGCAGATGATAAAAAAGGAATCTCTATTTTTACAGGAAATGTAAAAATTAAAATGGGACAAGATAAACTAAATGCAAATAGAGTTGATGTTTATTTTACTACAGATAAAAAAACAAATAATAAAGTACCATTAAAATATGAAGCTACTGGAAAAGCAGATTTTGAAATAGTTACAACAGACAAACATTATATTGGAAATGGTGACAAAATTATATATACTCCAGCAAAACAAGAGTATACAATAATTGGAAATGGATTTTTACAAGAAAAAAATGATGATAGAAAAATTTATGGAGATACTATTTATGTAAATCAACTAAGTGGTGAAGCTAAAGTAAAAGGTAGTGAAAATAAACCAGTTAGATTTATAATAAATGTAGAACGTGGTAATGAAGGAACAAAATAATGAAAATAGTTGATGCAAAATTTTTGCAATCTGCACAAAGTGTAAATGATTCACCTGCACCAAATGTAGCAGAAGTTGCTTTTTTAGGACGCTCAAATGTGGGGAAATCTTCACTTTTAAATACTTTGACTAATAGAAAAGGATTAGCAAAATCATCTTCAACACCTGGAAAAACACAGCTAATAAATTATTTTGAAATAAAATTTAAAACTGAAAATGAAGAGATGCCATATTTATTTGCTAGATTTGTGGATTTACCAGGATTTGGTTATGCAAAAGTTGCAAAAAGTTTAAAAGCTGAATGGAATAGAAATTTAACTGGATATTTAGAATTAAGACCAAATCTACAAATATTTGTACATTTAATAGATTCAAGACATCCTGAGCTTGAAATAGATAAAAATGTAGATGAATTTTTATTGGATATAAAAAGAGGTGACCAGATAATAGTTCACGCTTTTACAAAAACAGATAAATTGAAACAAAATGAACTAGCTCAATTAAAGAGAGTTTATCCTGATGGAATTTTTATATCAAATCTTAAAAAAAGAGGTATAATTGACCTTCAAAATAAAATAACAGGATATTTATTTGGAAATTAGATTTTATAAACCAACTGTAGCTGATATACCTCTAATGCAAGCATTAGTAAAAGAAGAGGTTGAAAAAGGAAAAATCTTACTTAGAACAGAAGATGAAATGGCAACAACTATTCGTTCTTATACAGTTGTTGAAGTTGATGGAAAATTAGCTGGTTTTACAGCAACACATATTCATTCTCCAAGATTAGCAGAAGTAAGAAGTTTAGTTGTTGGAAAAGAATTCCGAGGTTTAAAACTTGGTAAAAAACTTGTAGAAGCCTGTATCAATGAAGCAAAAGAGTATGGAATAAAACAACTTTTATCTTTAACTTATGAAAAAGGTTTTTTTGAAAGTTGTGGTTTTAGAGAAATTTCAAAAGAAGAGATCCCTGAGCATAAAATCTGGGCAGATTGCATTAGATGTAAGCATTTCCCAATTTGTGATGAAATAGCAATGGTAATTGACCTTTAAAAGGTTAAAAAATTTAAATTTTTATTGGATATAAATAGAAAATAAGTAATCTAAGGATACATATGCAACATTACAAAATTATCCATAGAACTTATTATAATTATTCTAATTATGTAAATCTAGAAGCTCATTATTTACTTTTGAGACCAAGAGAAAGCCATGAGTTAAGGATTGAATCTTTTAATTTAAAAACAGTGCCAAAATCCAAAATATTTTGGCATAGAGATGTTGAAGACAACTCTGTTGCAGTAGCAACTTTTGATATTTCTACAAAACAACTTTTTATTGAAAGTGAAGTTGTTATTCAGCATTATAATGAAACACCACTTGATTTTATCGTATCTGATTATGCAATAAACTATCCTTTTAGATATTTAGCAAATGACAATTTTATTTTATCTTCATATATGATTTTGCCAGATGAAGATACAAGAACTCTTTTAAATAATTGGATATATAATATCTATAAATATGGTGAAACAATTCAAACATATACTCTTTTACAAAAACTTACAACTTATATATTCAATAATTTTATCTATAAAGTAAGGGAAGAAACAGGAGTTCAAACAGCTAAACAGACACTTTATTATGGTTCAGGTTCTTGTAGAGATTTTGCATATTTATTTATGGAAGCTGTCAAGTGTTTAGGATTGGCTACGAGATTTGTAAGTGGATATTTATATGCACCTTTAATGTCTCACGAAGTAGGTTCAACCCATGCATGGGCTGAAGTTTATATTCCTGGTGGTGGATGGATAGGTTTTGACCCAACAATTGGAGAAATTGTAGGAAAAGATCATATTTCTGTAGCTGTATCAAGATTACCTGATAATATTTCGCCTATATCAGGTTCATTTGTTGGTTCATCAGGTTCAAGTTTAAATGTTGGTGTTTGGGTTACAAAAATATAAAAACAAAAAGTGAGAATTACTTTTTGTTTAATTTTTTCTTGAATTTAAACCTTTAGATTCTTCAAGTCCTAACATAATGTTCATACATTGAACAGCAGCTCCACTAGCACCTTTCCCAAGATTATCAAGTCTTGAAATAACTACCATATCAGTATCATTTTCATAAACAGAAATCTCTAAAGTATTTGTATTGTTACATTTCATTGGATTTAATAAACCTGCATCAAGATATGAATCATTGTTTTCTATTATATTTATAAAAAATTCATCTTTATAATAGTCTTTATATAAATCTAAAATCTCTTTTCTTGAAACTACTTTTTTAAAATCTTTTTTAACTAAATAACTCATCACAAGCATACCTTGTTTGAAGTTTCCAACGCTTGGAGTAAATAGAGGAGCTTCATCTAATTCTAAAACATATTTCATCTCAGGAAGATGTTTATGGTGAAGTGTTAGGGCATAAGGTCTTTGACCTCCAATATCTTCAAATTTTGCTTTTTCATAATCATCAATCATAGCTTTTCCACCACCACTAAATCCAGTAATTGAATGGCAAATTAATTTTTGAGAATTTGCTAATATCCCATTTACAATCAAAGGTTTCATAGCCATGATTAATCCACTTGCATGACATCCTGGAACACAAACTCTTTTAGAATTTTTGATTTTTTCTCTTTGAGTTGGAGTTATTTCAGGAATTCCATAAGTCCAAGAAGGATTTGTTCTAAAAGCTGTGCTTGCATCAATTACTTTTACATTTTCATTTGTGATTAAACTAACTGATTCAATAGAAGCAGCATCAGGAAGACATAAAAATACTAAATCAGCACTATTTAAAAGCTCTTTTCTTTTATTTAAATCTTTTTTCTCTTCTTCTTTTATAGATAAAAGTTCTATTTCATCACGTCCATCTAACATTTCATGGATTTTTAATCCTGTAGTTCCGTGTTGTCCATCTACAAATATTTTATATTTCATTTTTTCCTCAAAATTTATAGTAATTAATTTTTTGATAGTTTATCTAAAAGGTTCTTTTTTGTGATTTAAAAGTGTAGTTAAATATCAATTTTAGTAATAATTGATTTTACAAAAGGGGATTTCTCTTTTCCATATTCTTCTTGTTCAATTATTCCTTTTTTCAAAATCTCTAATTTTTTGTTTTCATACTCTTTTCTTGCGCTTGGATTTGAAAGCATATATTCTTTGTATTTTATCTGTTTTATATGTTCTAGTGAATTGTTTTCTATAACATGCAGATGAATAATATATTTTGAATTATTAAAAATAACTATTCCATCTTTTCTAGGACGTTCTTTTGGAAAAGGATTTTGGCTTATTTGGTCTTGAAAACCTAAAGATTTTATATGATTTATGGCTTTATTTAAATCATTGTTTTTATATAAAATTGATAAATCAATTATTCCTTTTCCACCAACCATAAATGAAGTTGAACCAATATGTATAACTTCAAACTCTTTTGTAGATATAAACTCAATTAAAGCTTTTGCAACATCAAAATAATCCTCATTCCAAGGTTTAAAAGAAGCTTCTATTTTTTCATATTTTAAAATTTTCAATAGATATCCTTTTTACTAAAAATTTATTTTAAACTTTTTTAACTTCAAACCAAATTTCACTAAAAGTTTTTATTGCATTTTCTATTTCAAACTCTTCAAAACCACCAAATCCCAAAGCTATTACTTTTTCAAGATTAAAAAACTCTTTAAAATAGATTTTTACATCTTTTTGTTGAGCTGTTTTTTCAAGCTTTTCATAATCAATATCAATAAGTGGTTTTATCAATAAATTTAAGCCACTTCCTTCTCTTATAATTTTTATCTCATTTTTTAAATAACTTTTTAAATACTCTTTCATTAAATTATGTTTTTTTCTATTTGAATTTCTGATTTTTCTAAGATGTTTTTCCCAATAACCTTCTTTTAAAAAAAGTGTCAATGTTTTTTGAATATCTATTGGAACTTGTGAAAATACAAAATCAAAAACATCATGATAAATATCCAATAAACAGTTTGGCAAAACAATATAAGATACTCTTAACGCAGGAGAAAGAGCTTTTGAAAAAGTACCTAAATAAATAACTCTATCACTATTTTCTAAACTTTGCATAGATGGAATAGGGCGATTATAATAGCTTAGTTCACTATCATAATCATCTTCAATGATAAAAGCATTATGTTTTTTTGCCCAATTTATAAGTTTTATTCTATTTGCAATTGGCATTGTTATTCCAGTTGGAAATTGATGTGAAGGAGTTGTATATAAAATCTTTGAATCAGTTTTTTCTAAAAAATTAAAATCCAAACCATCTTTATTTACAGGAATGTCATTTATTTCAAAAGAAGATAACTCAAATACTTTTCTTGCAACTTTATATCCAGGAGATTCAATAGCAACTTTATTTGAAATTCTTTTTAAAATATTTGTTAAAACAAACATAGAATTAGAAAATCCATTTGTGATGACAATTTGTTCTGTATTACACAAAACTGCTCTTGAGTTTAAAAGATATTTTTTTATCTCTTTTCTTAGTTCATAATCACCTTGAAAATTTGAATATACACCATAATGAACATCTTCTTTTACAACTTTATTATAAAGTTTTAACCAAGTTTGTTTAGGAAAAGAGTTTTTATCAAGACTTGCAGGAAAAAAGTTTATTTTATAGTTTTTATCCTCTTTTACTTCATCTTTCTTATTTTCAATTTGAGTGTTGAATTTCTGGTAAATCTCTTCACAAACATAATAACCACTTTTTTCAATACTTTGTATATATCCTTCGCAACAAAGTTGATTATAAGCAGTTTGAACAGTTGTTTTACTAAGTTTATAATCATTTGCTATTTTTCTTATGGAAGGGAGTTTCACTCCAGCTTTTAGCTCATTTTTTATTTCATTTTTCATTTGTTCATAAAGTTGAATATAAAGAGGTGAATTGTTATAAAATTTATACATAACTGTCCTTATTAAAAAACTAAAAAGTGTATCTTTTATTAGGTACAAAATATTGATATTATACGAATAATTACTTAAAAAGGAAAAAAATGAATGAAAAAATAGAAAATATTTTGAATCATGAAGGTGTTTTTAGTGTAGTTGCTAAAGGAGAAGATTTTCCTCATATTGTAAATACATGGAATTCTTTTGTTATTTTTAAAGACAATAATCTTTTTATTCCAGTTGGAGGAATGGAAATAATGGAAGAAATATTAGAAAATGAAAACAGAGTAATTGTTGTTATTGGGACAAGAGAGCTTGAAGGTTTACATGGAATGGGTATTGGAGTTAAAATAATAGGAAAAGCAGAAATATTTCAAGATATAGAAGAATATGAAGTGATGAAAAATAAATTTGAGTGGGCAAGAGCAGTTATGAAAATAGAAATACTTGAAGCTTATCAAACAACATAAGAAGGAAAAAGATGAGAAGAGAAGAGTTTGATGTAAAAGATGAGAATAGTATAAATGAGATATTAAAAATTTGTGAATATGGCACTTTAAGTTTAATAAGCCAGGGAAAACCATATTGTGTAGCTTTGAATTTTGTATTTTTTGAAAATTCTATCTTTTTTCATGGTGCAAAAGAAGGAAGAAAAATAGAAGCTATAAACTCAAACCCAAACGCAGCTTTTTTAGTAGTAAAACCATACTCTTTTATACCTTCATATTTTAGTGATACAATTGCAGCTTGTCCTGCAACTCAATTTTTTGCTTCAGTTTTATTTGAAGGAAAGTTGGAATTTATAATTGATGGAAATAAAAAAGCTGATGTTTTAAATGCTTTGATGAAAAAGTTTCAAAAAGAAGATAGTTTTGAAGAAATTGCTTATAATAAAGCAATGTATACAAAGATGCTTGATAAAACTGCAATTATTGAGTTAAAAATTGAAACTCAAAGTTGTAAGATAAAAGTAGGACAGAACTTAAATGAAGAGAGAAAAAGTAAAGTTATGGAAAAACTAAAAAATAGAAATTTACAGATAGATGATGAAACAATAAAACAGATGAAAATACATAGTTAAAAAAGATTTATAAAATCTTTTTTAACTGATTTTTTATAATAACAGGCACAAAAAACATAGAAACAACATAAGAGATAAGTGTTCCTCCTATTAGTGCAACTCCAAGCCCTCCAAATACTGCATCATTTGCAATCAAGGCACTAGCAAATACCATCGTTAAAACTGTTAAAATAATAGGTTTTGATCTTGTAGCTGTTGCTTTTGCTATTGCTTCATTTATTGTAAGATTTTTTTCAATTACAAGTTGTTTTGAAAAATCTATAATTAATGTTGAATTTCTTGAATTTATTCCAATAAGCCCAATAAATCCTATAAGTGAAGTTGCTGTTAAATAAAATGTATCTGGTGTTATTAAATCCATAATTACATGAGCAAAGATAACTCCAATAATTGAAATAAAACTAGATAATACAATTCCACCTGATATTGCAAAACTTTTATAATACATAACCATTAAGAAAAATATTAAAACAAGTGCAATGATAAAAGCTCCACCTAAATCAATAAATGTATCAATTGTAACTTTTAATTCTCCATCAAATACTAAATCAAATCTCTCTTTTGTTTTTTTATCGATAAAAGATAGGTTTAGAAGGTTTGTTTTTATCACTTCATAATCATTATTTAAAGTATCTAACATCTCATCTCTTGCATTTAATAGAGGATAAATTTGGCTATCTTTAGAAGTTTCAGCAATAACATTTATCATTAGATTTAGATTTTTTGATGTAATTGTTGGCTCTTTTATAATTTCATTTATTTTTACTAATTCAGAAATATTTATCATATTTCCATCTTTATTCATAAGTTTTAGATTTTCTAATTTAGCGATTAATGCCTCTTTTGAAGAATCTTTTAAAGTTCTAGAATCATCAAGCCTTAAAAATACTGGAATCTGACTTTGTATATTTTTATTATTTACAACAGCAACATTCATACCTTCAAATGCTAAATATAAGATATTTTTTAATTGGTCTAAATCAACTTTACTCATGATAACTTTACTATTATCAACTTCAAGCTCATACATTATAAAATCATCATCAGCTAATACATCAATATCAACTAAAGTTGTTTGATGTTTTAAAATTTGAGCTATTTTTAACGCAAAATCTCTTCTACTTTCGAAACTATTTCCACCATAAATTTCAGATACTATGGAAGCTAGAACTGGAGGACCAGCTGGAAGTTCAATGAATTTAATATTTGCATTATATAAAGCACATTTTTCTTGAACATTTTTTCTTAATTGACTTACTAAATTGTAACTTGTAATATCTCTATCTTTTGCTTTTTTAATATTTACCATTATTTCAGCTTGAGATTCTTTATCTTTTAAAGCACTTTGTTTAACTAATGCTGCAAAATCAAGAGGTTGACCTTCTCCTAAAAAAGCTGAAATATTTGTAATGTTTTCATCTTTTTGAAGATTTTTTACTATACATTGTGTTACTTCTTTTGTTTGACTTAAACTTGAACCATCTTTTAAGTCAACATAAATTGAAAAAGTATCTGAATCTTTACTTGGAAGCATTTTTGCTTTTGTTATGTGTGTTGGAAAAGTTAAAACACTTAAAACAAATAAAATAAAAGTTATTAAATAAACTAAATATGACTTTGTTTTGCTTTGTAAAATATTATATATAAATTTTTCTAATTTCATTTTAAATACCTTACAAAATTTTTTTTACAAAATATGGAGTAAAAGCATAAGCAACAAACAGTGACATAGCCAAAGAAATAGGCACAAACACTGGAAGTGGATGCATAAATTGACCCATCATACCACCAACAAAAAACATAGGAATAAATGTCATTATAATAGCAATCGTAGCTATATTTGTAGCATTTCCTATCTCATTTGTTGCATTTATTGATAAAATAGTTATATCTGTATTTGGAGACTCTTTTTTATGTCGATGAATATTTTCAATTACGATAATAGCTGCATCAACTAACATTCCCAGTGATACAATCAATGCAAAAAGTGTAATTCTATTGATAGTTTCGCCTAAAAAGAAGCCTGTAAAAAGAGTTAATGATAAAATCATTGGAACCATCAATGAAACAATCATTGCTTCTTTTAAACCTAAAGTAAAAATAAGTAATATAGCTATGATTATTATAGAAATTAATAGATTCATAACAAGTTCATTTACAGCATTATTAGCAGTATATCCATCATCTCTTGTAATAGTGTATTTTATATTTTTTGCTAATAATTCATCTTTTATTGAATCCATATAAGAAAAGATTTCTTTATTAATTGTAACAGAATTTGAACCTTTTAATTTTGAAGCACTAAGAGTAATTTGATTTGATTCTTCAAAATCTTCAATAACATCTCTTAAATAAATCAAAGCCTCTTTTTTATTTTGTATATCATAAGATTTTTCTATTGTTGCTATATCTTTTAAATAAATTGGTGTTTGGAAATTGTAAGAGATGATTAGGTTTTCTAAATCTTTTACATTTTCAATTGCTTGTTTTATTCCAAAAACAACAATGTTTTTATCATTTGTATTTGTTGTAATATTTGGTGTTTGATATGAT belongs to Arcobacter defluvii and includes:
- a CDS encoding PLP-dependent aminotransferase family protein codes for the protein MYKFYNNSPLYIQLYEQMKNEIKNELKAGVKLPSIRKIANDYKLSKTTVQTAYNQLCCEGYIQSIEKSGYYVCEEIYQKFNTQIENKKDEVKEDKNYKINFFPASLDKNSFPKQTWLKLYNKVVKEDVHYGVYSNFQGDYELRKEIKKYLLNSRAVLCNTEQIVITNGFSNSMFVLTNILKRISNKVAIESPGYKVARKVFELSSFEINDIPVNKDGLDFNFLEKTDSKILYTTPSHQFPTGITMPIANRIKLINWAKKHNAFIIEDDYDSELSYYNRPIPSMQSLENSDRVIYLGTFSKALSPALRVSYIVLPNCLLDIYHDVFDFVFSQVPIDIQKTLTLFLKEGYWEKHLRKIRNSNRKKHNLMKEYLKSYLKNEIKIIREGSGLNLLIKPLIDIDYEKLEKTAQQKDVKIYFKEFFNLEKVIALGFGGFEEFEIENAIKTFSEIWFEVKKV
- the argC gene encoding N-acetyl-gamma-glutamyl-phosphate reductase encodes the protein MKYKIFVDGQHGTTGLKIHEMLDGRDEIELLSIKEEEKKDLNKRKELLNSADLVFLCLPDAASIESVSLITNENVKVIDASTAFRTNPSWTYGIPEITPTQREKIKNSKRVCVPGCHASGLIMAMKPLIVNGILANSQKLICHSITGFSGGGKAMIDDYEKAKFEDIGGQRPYALTLHHKHLPEMKYVLELDEAPLFTPSVGNFKQGMLVMSYLVKKDFKKVVSRKEILDLYKDYYKDEFFINIIENNDSYLDAGLLNPMKCNNTNTLEISVYENDTDMVVISRLDNLGKGASGAAVQCMNIMLGLEESKGLNSRKN
- the lptA gene encoding lipopolysaccharide transport periplasmic protein LptA; amino-acid sequence: MRYLIYSLICSTILFAQTETLVIDAQNFQADDKKGISIFTGNVKIKMGQDKLNANRVDVYFTTDKKTNNKVPLKYEATGKADFEIVTTDKHYIGNGDKIIYTPAKQEYTIIGNGFLQEKNDDRKIYGDTIYVNQLSGEAKVKGSENKPVRFIINVERGNEGTK
- the yihA gene encoding ribosome biogenesis GTP-binding protein YihA/YsxC, with product MKIVDAKFLQSAQSVNDSPAPNVAEVAFLGRSNVGKSSLLNTLTNRKGLAKSSSTPGKTQLINYFEIKFKTENEEMPYLFARFVDLPGFGYAKVAKSLKAEWNRNLTGYLELRPNLQIFVHLIDSRHPELEIDKNVDEFLLDIKRGDQIIVHAFTKTDKLKQNELAQLKRVYPDGIFISNLKKRGIIDLQNKITGYLFGN
- a CDS encoding efflux RND transporter permease subunit, whose protein sequence is MNNNFDKNLNIAGKLSLSFINHPLTMIFGIFILALGYISLLIMPREENPQIKVSGGVVIVALPGAKPSEIQKVVIEPLEKKIREIQGVENIYSFAKDSVGIVQVQYYIGENKEISNLKLYDQVMRNMDLMPQNTMQPIIKTMDIDTDIPIATIAFYSAKQDDKDLVSKTELYNEVSRISKEINKIKNVALVDLKGEHKDQFNVLVDSNKLSSYNLSLGQVMKQIQALSYQTPNITTNTNDKNIVVFGIKQAIENVKDLENLIISYNFQTPIYLKDIATIEKSYDIQNKKEALIYLRDVIEDFEESNQITLSASKLKGSNSVTINKEIFSYMDSIKDELLAKNIKYTITRDDGYTANNAVNELVMNLLISIIIIAILLIFTLGLKEAMIVSLMVPMILSLTLFTGFFLGETINRITLFALIVSLGMLVDAAIIVIENIHRHKKESPNTDITILSINATNEIGNATNIATIAIIMTFIPMFFVGGMMGQFMHPLPVFVPISLAMSLFVAYAFTPYFVKKIL
- a CDS encoding transglutaminase family protein, with the translated sequence MQHYKIIHRTYYNYSNYVNLEAHYLLLRPRESHELRIESFNLKTVPKSKIFWHRDVEDNSVAVATFDISTKQLFIESEVVIQHYNETPLDFIVSDYAINYPFRYLANDNFILSSYMILPDEDTRTLLNNWIYNIYKYGETIQTYTLLQKLTTYIFNNFIYKVREETGVQTAKQTLYYGSGSCRDFAYLFMEAVKCLGLATRFVSGYLYAPLMSHEVGSTHAWAEVYIPGGGWIGFDPTIGEIVGKDHISVAVSRLPDNISPISGSFVGSSGSSLNVGVWVTKI
- a CDS encoding KdsC family phosphatase; the encoded protein is MIELIVLDVDGTLTDGKITYSSTGEETKSFDVADGLAIAVWTKNFGKKAAIITGRNSSLVEKRARELNITHLHQGVKNKQEVLENILKQEGLSWNQVAAIGDDLNDYNMLKKVGLSFTPANGTHYLKDFVNVICERKGGDGAVREMLEYIFKEDGLEEAFVNAWA
- a CDS encoding pyridoxamine 5'-phosphate oxidase family protein; this translates as MRREEFDVKDENSINEILKICEYGTLSLISQGKPYCVALNFVFFENSIFFHGAKEGRKIEAINSNPNAAFLVVKPYSFIPSYFSDTIAACPATQFFASVLFEGKLEFIIDGNKKADVLNALMKKFQKEDSFEEIAYNKAMYTKMLDKTAIIELKIETQSCKIKVGQNLNEERKSKVMEKLKNRNLQIDDETIKQMKIHS
- a CDS encoding FMN-binding protein produces the protein MNEKIENILNHEGVFSVVAKGEDFPHIVNTWNSFVIFKDNNLFIPVGGMEIMEEILENENRVIVVIGTRELEGLHGMGIGVKIIGKAEIFQDIEEYEVMKNKFEWARAVMKIEILEAYQTT
- a CDS encoding N-acetyltransferase; the protein is MEIRFYKPTVADIPLMQALVKEEVEKGKILLRTEDEMATTIRSYTVVEVDGKLAGFTATHIHSPRLAEVRSLVVGKEFRGLKLGKKLVEACINEAKEYGIKQLLSLTYEKGFFESCGFREISKEEIPEHKIWADCIRCKHFPICDEIAMVIDL
- a CDS encoding efflux RND transporter permease subunit — encoded protein: MKLEKFIYNILQSKTKSYLVYLITFILFVLSVLTFPTHITKAKMLPSKDSDTFSIYVDLKDGSSLSQTKEVTQCIVKNLQKDENITNISAFLGEGQPLDFAALVKQSALKDKESQAEIMVNIKKAKDRDITSYNLVSQLRKNVQEKCALYNANIKFIELPAGPPVLASIVSEIYGGNSFESRRDFALKIAQILKHQTTLVDIDVLADDDFIMYELEVDNSKVIMSKVDLDQLKNILYLAFEGMNVAVVNNKNIQSQIPVFLRLDDSRTLKDSSKEALIAKLENLKLMNKDGNMINISELVKINEIIKEPTITSKNLNLMINVIAETSKDSQIYPLLNARDEMLDTLNNDYEVIKTNLLNLSFIDKKTKERFDLVFDGELKVTIDTFIDLGGAFIIALVLIFFLMVMYYKSFAISGGIVLSSFISIIGVIFAHVIMDLITPDTFYLTATSLIGFIGLIGINSRNSTLIIDFSKQLVIEKNLTINEAIAKATATRSKPIILTVLTMVFASALIANDAVFGGLGVALIGGTLISYVVSMFFVPVIIKNQLKKIL
- a CDS encoding GrpB family protein, whose translation is MKILKYEKIEASFKPWNEDYFDVAKALIEFISTKEFEVIHIGSTSFMVGGKGIIDLSILYKNNDLNKAINHIKSLGFQDQISQNPFPKERPRKDGIVIFNNSKYIIHLHVIENNSLEHIKQIKYKEYMLSNPSARKEYENKKLEILKKGIIEQEEYGKEKSPFVKSIITKIDI